Proteins encoded within one genomic window of Nonomuraea gerenzanensis:
- a CDS encoding EamA family transporter, producing the protein MTHVSARRGALYVSVAATAWGTGGAAGSLLFDTGGLGPVGVSLWRYLLGAVFLLVLTRSAPLTWNGRTLLVGAGMAVYQTAYFAAIAHSGVALATVVTMGATPVFTALGSRFLLRERLGRVALCALAVALGGLLLLTGEAALQAGAPLGIAFALVSAAGYAGVTLLSRHGRDDDSRAVAVGGFVVGAVCLAPFALAEGVVPEVSWTSVALLVYLGAVPTALAYGLFFRALTALSATTVSIISLGEAVGAALLGVLLFGERLTPAAWCGCVLLLAAVTVLAARAESA; encoded by the coding sequence ATGACCCATGTCTCCGCCCGGCGGGGCGCCCTGTACGTGTCCGTGGCCGCGACCGCCTGGGGCACCGGCGGCGCAGCCGGCTCCCTCCTGTTCGACACCGGCGGCCTCGGCCCCGTCGGTGTCTCCCTGTGGCGCTACCTGCTCGGCGCCGTCTTCCTCCTCGTCCTGACCAGAAGCGCCCCGCTCACCTGGAACGGCCGGACGCTGCTGGTCGGCGCCGGGATGGCCGTCTACCAGACCGCGTACTTCGCCGCGATCGCGCATTCGGGCGTCGCCCTGGCGACCGTCGTCACGATGGGCGCCACCCCGGTCTTCACCGCCCTGGGCAGCCGCTTCCTGCTGCGCGAGCGCCTCGGCCGGGTCGCGCTGTGCGCCCTGGCCGTCGCGCTGGGCGGGCTGCTCCTGCTCACCGGCGAGGCCGCGCTCCAGGCCGGGGCGCCGCTCGGCATCGCCTTCGCGCTGGTCTCGGCCGCCGGCTACGCGGGCGTCACGCTGCTGTCCCGGCACGGCAGGGACGACGACTCGCGGGCCGTGGCGGTCGGCGGGTTCGTGGTCGGCGCGGTGTGCCTGGCGCCGTTCGCGCTGGCGGAAGGGGTGGTGCCCGAGGTGAGCTGGACGTCCGTGGCGCTGCTGGTCTACCTGGGCGCGGTGCCGACCGCGCTCGCGTACGGCCTGTTCTTCCGCGCGCTGACCGCGCTGAGCGCCACCACCGTGTCGATCATCTCGCTCGGCGAGGCGGTCGGCGCGGCGCTGCTGGGCGTGCTGCTGTTCGGCGAGCGGCTCACCCCGGCGGCCTGGTGCGGCTGCGTGTTGCTGCTGGCCGCCGTCACGGTGCTCGCCGCACGAGCGGAAAGCGCGTGA
- a CDS encoding SAM-dependent methyltransferase yields the protein MSVEWAPPGVDPEQPSVARVHDALLGGVENFAADRTVARKLRDAVPEVVDLVWCNRAFIGRVVDYLVREAGIRQIIDLGAGLPTVENTHEVAQFADPRSRVVYVDIDPMVEPHARAILGGNACAEAITADARDVAAVLGHPAVRRLIDLSQPTAVLAIGLLHLFSDREDPHALIRSYADALPRGSHLAVSNFLASDNPKAKALEVMLQATMGTGHFRDRPSIERFFDGLELVEPGVVHFPEWHPDERVPGPLTPWEELLLGGVARKP from the coding sequence ATGAGCGTTGAATGGGCGCCTCCCGGCGTGGACCCGGAGCAGCCGAGCGTGGCGCGGGTGCACGACGCGCTGCTCGGCGGCGTGGAGAACTTCGCCGCCGACCGCACGGTGGCACGCAAGCTCAGGGACGCGGTGCCCGAGGTGGTGGACCTCGTCTGGTGCAACCGCGCCTTCATCGGGCGGGTCGTCGACTACCTGGTCCGCGAGGCGGGGATCAGGCAGATCATCGACCTCGGCGCCGGGCTGCCCACGGTGGAGAACACCCATGAGGTCGCGCAGTTCGCCGACCCCAGATCCAGGGTGGTGTACGTGGACATCGACCCCATGGTCGAGCCGCACGCCCGCGCGATACTCGGCGGCAACGCCTGTGCCGAGGCCATCACCGCCGACGCCCGCGACGTGGCCGCGGTGCTCGGCCACCCGGCCGTGCGCCGGCTGATCGACCTGTCGCAGCCCACGGCGGTCCTGGCCATCGGCCTGCTGCACCTGTTCTCCGACCGGGAGGACCCGCACGCGCTGATCAGGTCCTACGCGGACGCGCTGCCGCGTGGCAGCCACCTGGCCGTCTCCAACTTCCTGGCCTCCGACAACCCCAAGGCCAAGGCGCTGGAGGTGATGCTGCAGGCCACGATGGGCACCGGCCACTTCCGCGACCGCCCGTCCATCGAGCGCTTCTTCGACGGCCTGGAGCTGGTCGAGCCGGGCGTGGTGCACTTCCCCGAGTGGCATCCGGACGAGCGCGTGCCCGGCCCGCTCACGCCCTGGGAGGAGCTGCTGCTGGGCGGAGTCGCCCGCAAGCCCTAA